From Mya arenaria isolate MELC-2E11 chromosome 1, ASM2691426v1, a single genomic window includes:
- the LOC128238292 gene encoding uncharacterized protein LOC128238292, translating to MMEIAFNSEHVTACLNNDNMTRRENRVFVIVLLLCMILLLLNFRKKMGVDTYLKKFSAGLLVHESLSYEQMKELHITDRKGGNAHQLHFPGGIKAFQKTWSQFGQDIEIDRLLKQKRNGFFIELGGYDGEKLSNTLFFEMERNWTGLLIEANPYLYSNLIQKNRACYTVNCCISADMSNMTFVLADYLTSAAIFMTDAHRNDIKRLGTKGGGAQYGEKVTVTCHSLQDLLGAIGVWQIDFFSLDVEGAELHILKSIDWDKVNVDVFLIETNKSNTIRKNIIEFMKSVNYDHIGKLLIDDIFRKQK from the coding sequence ATGATGGAAATTGCTTTCAATAGCGAACACGTCACTGCTTGCTTGAATAACGACAACATGACTAGAAGAGAGAATAGAGTTTTTGTAATAGTGTTGCTCTTATGCATGATACTTCTTCTATTGAACTTTCGGAAAAAGATGGGAGTTGATACGTACTTAAAGAAATTTAGTGCTGGATTACTTGTACACGAAAGTTTAAGCTATGAACAAATGAAAGAGCTACACATAACTGACCGAAAAGGAGGCAATGCTCACCAATTACACTTTCCAGGAGGAATAAAGGCCTTTCAGAAAACGTGGTCGCAGTTCGGTCAAGACATAGAGATAGATCGACTACTGAAACAAAAGAGGAATGGTTTCTTCATCGAATTAGGCGGGTATGATGGCGAAAAGCTGTCAAACACTTTGTTCTTTGAAATGGAGCGAAATTGGACAGGTTTACTTATCGAGGCAAATCCATATCTATACTCAAACCTTATACAAAAGAATCGAGCATGTTACACTGTGAATTGTTGTATAAGTGCTGATATGTCGAACATGACTTTCGTTCTAGCGGACTATCTTACGAGCGCAGCTATTTTCATGACAGACGCACATAGAAATGATATCAAGAGGTTAGGCACCAAAGGGGGCGGTGCCCAATACGGCGAAAAGGTTACTGTTACTTGTCACTCTTTGCAAGACCTGCTTGGTGCTATAGGGGTGTGGCAGATTGACTTTTTCTCGTTGGATGTGGAGGGCGCCGAATTACACATTTTGAAATCTATTGACTGGGATAAGGTGAATGTAGATGTTTTCCTTATTGAAACGAACAAATCAAACACTATTAGGAAAAATATTATTGAGTTCATGAAGAGTGTCAATTATGATCATATTGGTAAACTTCTGATCGATGacatttttagaaaacaaaaataa
- the LOC128210589 gene encoding hemicentin-1-like yields the protein MEILNMRVLYWIKMLAMALECTAIITMRADQKYVPIGGDVHVSCISDVKRISIQIFNGKILISMCSIFGCQIVDPESATTVPVNDATNAGYDKVSFELRNFQIKDSGTYSCKDRNNITVQGSVTITHAVPITMVTLRPSFDPMNVVEGVPSTFSCVTSESRPPATVSWFKGIDDITAFSNNVTTTFITTSTLTYTPSRDDQGKRIRCEGNNGGTTVTSQVKPQANIQFGPSIPDCDYAGTDAPSTIMIREGWNFSLDCTTSGNPPASLTWTHPGPGPNSPLTLANIQKIHNGAFTVTSSNTLTPSGKTDILKSNSTSYVVQVMYPPASIQCTVGSASSLGSGILRVVKDSTFTISCSADSFPALTWGWSWSGGSGSNYQLSVPNIQTEGPFIVTARNTMTLTNGSTETGRNQNEYSLQLLYPPSRPVFHLGGTTGPRITGNNLSVIRGKSTSVACISTGDPEPTYSSWNGSDPLWTFTANMDTSRTCFASNTLNPTGFKEELRTRSSALNIKVMYGASITYFAITGLEGRDEVVLFEDSRVSFNCAVDSNPGSYIEILRDGQSLKQVGSAHELSLVIERVKCEDDSIYTCTGRNVHDSAPVTRTLTVFVKCSPRASTASPSVSLVTSVTGVPANLTFNLVAYPRPNISDFRWEKQDVSGDGWTIIHNKQNVKTDVSINRLQTSISFTSVQKDDFGYYRVNVSNELGRTSEIFHLQSQESGPSSGPVIGGAVGGSIGAVVAIIVVVVVLRRKYTHKCNIKRKTDVPPGKSVSCAVNPGQVTAQTQEDISLATNASVYDILDIRDVRPDSSHEYMPLEESSLKSNTNYENVK from the exons ATGGAAATATTGAATATGAGAGTGTTGTATTGGATAAAAATGCTCGCAATGGCTTTAGAATGTACAG CTATCATTACCATGAGGGCAGACCAAAAGTATGTGCCAATTGGAGGCGATGTACACGTGTCATGTATAAGCGATGTGAAAAGAATAAGTATACAGatatttaatggaaaaatacttatttcaatGTGTTCGATATTCGGCTGCCAGATTGTGGATCCAGAATCTGCGACAACAGTTCCTGTGAATGATGCCACAAATGCGGGGTACGATAAAGTTAGTTTTGAGTTGAGAAATTTCCAAATTAAAGACAGTGGGACATACTCGTGCAAGGACAGAAACAACATCACTGTACAAGGCAGCGTGACTATCACCCATGCAG TTCCCATCACCATGGTGACGTTGAGACCGAGCTTTGACCCAATGAACGTAGTAGAGGGTGTACCTTCTACCTTCTCCTGCGTCACATCCGAGAGCCGCCCACCTGCTACTGTGTCCTGGTTCAAGGGGATTGATGACATCACAGCATTTAGCAATAACGTTACCACGACCTTCATAACAACCAGCACTCTGACATACACCCCTTCCAGGGACGACCAGGGGAAGAGAATCCGGTGTGAGGGCAACAATGGTGGAACAACGGTGACATCCCAGGTCAAGCCTCAGGCAAATATTCAGT tCGGTCCTAGTATTCCTGACTGTGACTACGCCGGAACAGATGCCCCATCAACAATAATGATACGCGAGGGCTGGAATTTTTCCTTGGATTGCACTACTAGCGGAAACCCACCAGCCAGCCTGACATGGACCCACCCTGGACCGGGACCAAACAGTCCACTTACGCTCGCAAACATTCAGAAAATTCATAATGGAGCATTTACCGTGACCAGTAGCAATACATTGACCCCGTCTGGAAAAACTGATATTCTGAAATCAAACTCCACTTCATATGTTGTTCAAGTGATGT ATCCTCCAGCGTCCATACAATGCACAGTTGGATCTGCCTCATCTCTTGGATCAGGAATACTGCGGGTTGTCAAAGACAGCACATTTACCATTAGTTGTTCTGCCGATAGTTTTCCGGCTTTAACTTGGGGATGGTCGTGGTCAGGTGGCAGTGGATCCAACTATCAACTGTCTGTTCCAAACATTCAGACTGAAGGGCCGTTTATAGTAACTGCGCGGAATACAATGACGTTAACAAATGGTAGTACAGAGACAGGTCGAAATCAGAACGAATACAGCTTACAACTCCTAT ACCCCCCAAGCAGACCTGTGTTTCACTTAGGCGGAACAACTGGGCCTCGTATTACAGGAAACAACCTCTCTGTTATCCGGGGCAAGTCGACAAGCGTAGCATGCATATCCACGGGGGACCCTGAGCCCACGTACTCCTCCTGGAATGGATCTGATCCATTGTGGACGTTCACCGCTAACATGGACACCTCGAGGACGTGTTTTGCCTCTAACACTCTTAACCCGACCGGATTTAAAGAGGAGCTTCGGACCAGATCGAGCGCACTGAATATTAAAGTAATGT ATGGGGCTTCAATCACATACTTTGCTATTACGGGACTTGAAGGCAGAGATGAAGTCGTTTTGTTTGAGGATTCTCGCGTTAGCTTTAATTGTGCAGTAGATAGTAACCCTGGttcatatattgaaatacttaGGGATGGACAGTCCCTCAAACAAGTGGGCAGTGCACATGAACTGAGTCTCGTGATTGAAAGAGTTAAATGTGAAGATGATAGCATCTACACGTGTACAGGACGTAACGTTCACGACTCCGCACCTGTTACGAGGACTTTAACAGTTTTTGTCAAAT GCTCTCCGCGTGCTTCCACGGCCTCACCTTCAGTTTCTCTTGTGACCAGCGTAACCGGCGTACCCGCAAATTTGACCTTCAACTTAGTAGCATATCCGCGCCCTAATATATCGGATTTTCGATGGGAGAAACAAGACGTGTCTGGGGATGGATGGACAATCATTCATAACAAGCAGAACGTGAAAACAGATGTATCAATCAATAGGCTTCAAACAAGCATATCATTCACCAGCGTACAGAAGGACGACTTTGGTTACTATAGAGTAAACGTGAGCAATGAACTAGGACGTACTTCAGAAATATTCCATCTTCAATCGCAAG AATCAGGCCCAAGTTCTGGTCCAGTTATTGGCGGTGCTGTTGGTGGAAGTATAGGAGCGGTCGTTGCCATAATTGTGGTCGTAGTTGTTCTTAGAAGGAAGTATACACACAAGTGTAACATAAAAAGGAAAACAG ATGTTCCTCCTGGGAAATCCGT aTCCTGTGCAGTCAATCCTGGTCAAGTCACAGCTCAGACGCAGGAGGATATATCCCTGGCAACTAACGCATCGGTGTACGATATTCTAG ATATAAGAGATGTAAG ACCCGACAGTTCGCACGAGTACATGCCGTTAGAAGAGTCCAGTTTAAAGTCAAATACTAACTACGAAAACGTCAAATAA
- the LOC128241071 gene encoding slit homolog 2 protein-like yields MNSGLSPLLLLLFAVVGIRNTLGVGVCPQGCYCDKQFVDCSALMKFPTNLPDDTTRFRSQLMNVLTIPPKAFSYLKNISKIEINQGNIGTIQSCAFADLPSVKQLLFEKAVIGNVESYAFNGLTEVDKIEFTNSRIGRLKPFGFSDIESLGMLSFINTNIPNFYSHGLYNIREVSTLYFKKNNVSDMVTGALTDIKNISNAEVTSNTFWNMHCGNLDTLFSMGRNVMFEDNQFYCNCSVNYILNTVGRVKYGVILPKNKCHGPKALVEKNTLWHVFFHELGCRNQDPSTALPCTQIKLNFNPRCALIPSTRGSKEDFGDMHDHDHDDEHPKGNGNALQALGTTMIILLLSIFMLKC; encoded by the coding sequence ATGAATTCCGGTCTGAGCCCTCTCCTCCTCCTATTATTTGCTGTAGTTGGCATAAGGAACACTCTAGGAGTTGGTGTGTGCCCACAAGGATGCTACTGTGACAAGCAATTTGTTGACTGCAGCGCTCTCATGAAGTTTCCCACCAACTTACCAGATGACACTACGAGATTCCGGTCTCAGTTgatgaatgttttgacaattccACCAAAAGCGTTTTCGTATCTGAAGAATAtcagtaaaattgaaataaaccaAGGTAACATTGGGACAATCCAGAGCTGCGCCTTTGCTGACCTACCCTCTGTGAAGCAGCTCCTGTTTGAAAAGGCGGTTATTGGAAACGTTGAAAGTTATGCTTTCAATGGCTTGACGGAGGTTGATAAAATTGAGTTTACCAACAGCAGGATTGGAAGGCTCAAACCCTTTGGCTTTTCTGACATAGAATCTCTGGGGATGTTGAGCTTTATAAATACCAATATACCGAACTTCTACAGTCACGGTTTGTACAATATCAGGGAAGTCTCTACGCTGTATTTCAAGAAGAACAATGTCAGTGATATGGTGACAGGTGCCTTAACtgacattaaaaacatttcaaacgcGGAAGTGACCAGTAACACCTTCTGGAATATGCATTGTGGAAATCTCGACACTTTGTTTTCTATGGGACGTAATGTCATGTTCGAAGATAACCAATTCTACTGCAACTGTTCAGTGAACTATATACTGAACACAGTCGGAAGAGTCAAATATGGGGTAATTCTGCCAAAAAATAAATGCCATGGCCCGAAAGCTCTAGTTGAAAAAAACACCCTTTGGCACGTCTTTTTTCATGAGCTAGGGTGTAGAAACCAGGACCCGTCAACGGCATTACCTTGCACACAAATTAAGCTCAACTTTAATCCAAGATGCGCACTCATTCCATCAACACGTGGTAGTAAAGAGGACTTTGGAGACATGCACGACCACGACCATGATGATGAACATCCGAAAGGAAATGGAAACGCACTACAAGCGCTCGGAACAACAATGATCATTTTACtcttgtcaatatttatgttgaaatgttga